In Toxoplasma gondii ME49 chromosome VIII, whole genome shotgun sequence, a single genomic region encodes these proteins:
- a CDS encoding hypothetical protein (encoded by transcript TGME49_233210~Predicted trans-membrane domain (TMHMM2.0):553-576): protein MASSSNSSLSSALHGGNSGAGDPPATPTRSSSSLPQERVDVHSSPAHSGPVLRFLAFGASLHGNAECRESAKTLTKRRHKGETTDACLSPEAVAYPDRHSSRCLSSVCHFAQDNTGFYGKCTSSCSSCCTSTSPWDSQASCLCLNPSRDEAAGSVSLQKRVKAPLQCLSASLAEVHRRGDRSYVSIFENEGHTRESLLQMGAFCDAHNNSYSLDTSRCRPRHQCHGPSLGVSCSESITHINQAAERVEDPSSGAKDTTHEIESSHSKVGDTLDSIFDAEAGQTIQGNKTSLRVESRTFSGKSPKTTEPPESHESAMRRDRKFEEEIHEALRERTKSCQSHNQAGNRKTLETNARQSRQHHEEYLRQESGESQEARREVRHPWTGREMGVFSRRAVTTEKEGFCGSGEQGKQDRLKSLKDSVDRPSSVETISNSRASPRVSCVHREWEEGRDDGIRPEDRRHKSPLSFCHSALPLCRPACCHPRVYREGKEGVPESLSCLRAPESSSTDLLFKKYIKQVEKVERQIEREQRLTRRRIEEGDVEQIQQVVTKNTKLVYFLIIVNITVLMLCFFFALFPIHLSNHEKAIRPDSSFDALSDKTEAVRDFGVSPRSLKSFSSSHVSSASPFFPATATGAQPYPFLSASPLGSSKRNPRHRGHSAEGYHLDREGVDFARRDVGNVQEVQRDGRPRLLVEHRSDVSDTGAHMLRSPAAAGPKTAPPENGTSGEDRRESESRFSETNKQANDRAGEEDSRHRVLLVTPLTELYEIPAETFKDLVIVLKMNPSGPGSSHEPAGSTLTKVLSVAGVEEQTERENPSGSRRKTIFFYTGDTLLVDKKSATLKNAKGEVVYYWDFVVDEQPPAFEELHGRREESANVDGLGILSQARSEFSACEKERRSDKKTCDGNDASQNSIIQSGRDSEAALSPPSVWTGETTPVMDFEVSSNRQEEREASEKTHATLKTVDCTEAQETPLEEVMKKAKSVFSQATDRRGERNQSLRRTRLIGAGEAYERGGRSFASGEKTNDDRGEPGKRADENPGVKDNVNQGKEHTLAAHSSEDKAEKCRGAGDGETDRAEEDAEGEMKPAAQPRITEETLVENDLREARPSSEIETPTKAPPRRLMANAMLGFANAFDQFARIGGALLSPAISMAQTLDVAGALIANPQAAGLGANALPVYAPPSALTVASTGVPSYGTFASTSAGSVVSGIAANTPPPPRLPQAVGSAGLSVSSFGPATVAVQSQPQIVYTASATPQQTYVYSGGLTGPVFPVSTGTVGTVDSSFLTYPGAYYTNGGYQAITVATPAVNDGSLYVIATGQENQENNGNEIRNLSSGFSDAGAWASAGSPDLAPDGSAQSGMLSTSLGVPLQRRLNDVRTPAEEIRNEGSGDSVLERNKGR from the exons atggcttcttcctctaattcgtcgctttcgtctgctcTGCATGGGGGGAACTCCGGCGCAGGAGACCCGCCGGCCACACCCACGAGAAGCAGCTCGTCGCTGCCTCAGGAACGGGTGGACGTCCACTCTTCGCCAGCACACTCTGGCCCCGTACTCCGGTTCCTCGCGTTTGGAGCCTCCCTGCACGGGAACGCTGAATGTCGGGAGAGTGCGAAAACTCTGACGAAGCGGCGAcacaaaggagaaacgacagacgCGTGCCTCTCTCCGGAAGCTGTCGCGTACCCAGACCGTCACTCCAGTCGCTGTTTGAGCAGCGTGTGCCACTTTGCGCAAGACAACACTGGCTTCTACGGCAAGTGCACATCCTCCTGCAGCTCCTGCTGTACGTCCACCTCGCCGTGGGATTCCCAGGCTTCTTGCCTCTGCTTGAACCCGTCGCGGGACGAAGCGGCgggttctgtttctctccagaaaagaGTGAAGGCACCGCTGCAGTgtttgtctgcgtctcttgcAGAGGTCCACAGACGCGGAGATCGAAGTTATGTTTCTATCTTCGAAAATGAAGGGCACACGCGAGAGAGTTTGCTACAAATGGGCGCCTTCTGTGACGCACACAACAACTCCTACAGTTTAGACACATCCAGATGCCGGCCTAGACACCAGTGTCACGGGCCTTCTCTTGGTGTTAGTTGCAGCGAAAGCATCACACACATTAAccaggcagcagagagagtggaagacCCAAGCTCTGGAGCTAAAGACACCACCCACGAAATCGAGTCTTCACACAGCAAAGTCGGCGATACACTCGACAGCATTTTCGATGCTGAAGCAGGGCAAACTATACAGGGTAACAAAACAAGTCTGCGTGTGGAGTCTCGAACTTTCAGTGGGAAGAGCCCGAAAACCACGGAGCCTCCGGAAAGCCATGAATCTGCCAtgcgacgagacagaaagttCGAAGAGGAGATCCATGAGGCTCTTCGTGAAAGGACGAAATCTTGCCAGTCCCACAACCAGGCTGGTAATCGAAAAACGCTGGAAACCAACGCACGCCAGAGTCGACAACACCACGAAGAATACCTGAGAcaagaaagcggagaaagtCAAGAAGCGAGGCGGGAAGTGAGGCATCCGtggacggggagagagatggGTGTTTTTTCGCGGAGAGCAGTGACCACCGAAAAGGAAGGCTTTTGCGGGAGTGGTGAGCAGGGAAAACAAGATCGCCTGAAGAGTCTGAAAGATTCGGTGGACCGCCCAAGTTCCGTGGAGACGATATCGAACTCGCGTGCTTCACCACGTGTTTCGTGTGTACATCGCGAAtgggaagaaggcagagacgacggCATCAGGCCGGAAGACAGACGACACAAATCCCCGCTGTCATTCTGCCACTCTGCGCTTCCCCTCTGTCGTCCTGCATGCTGTCACCCCAGAGTATATCGGGAGGGAAAGGAAGGTGTTCCTGAAagcctctcttgtcttcgcGCGCCTGAGTCGTCAAGCACAGATCTCCTCTTTAAAAAGTATATCAAGCAAGTTGAGAAAGTCGAGCGTCagatcgagagagagcagcgactcACGCGAAGGAGAAtagaagaaggcgacgtcGAACAGATCCAACAAGTCGTgacaaaaaacacaaaactCGTGTACTTCCTCATCATTGTTAACATAACGGTCCTCatgctctgcttcttcttcgctctcttccctATTCACCTCAGCA ACCACGAGAAGGCCATCCGCCCAGATTCGAGCTTCGACGCATTGTCCGACAAGACAGAAGCTGTTCGGGACTTCGGCGTATCTCCTCGGTCTCTGAAgagcttttcctcttctcacgtttcttctgcgtctcccttctttccagCGACAGCCACAGGCGCCCAGCCTTAtccgttcctctctgcgtcgcctctaGGCAGCAGCAAGAGAAATCCCCGCCACAGAGGTCACTCTGCAGAGGGATATCATCTCGACAGAGAGGGTGTGGATTTCGCGCGAAGAGATGTCGGAAACGTCCAAGAGGTACAAAGAGATGGGCGACCTCGGCTTCTCGTCGAACATCGCTCTGACGTGTCAGACACGGGTGCCCATATGCTGCGCTCTCCAGCAGCTGCGGGGCCAAAAACGGCACCACCAGAAAACGGCACAAGCGGGGAGGACAGGCGAGAAAGTGAATCAAGATTCAGCGAAACAAACAAACAGGCCAATGACCGTGCcggtgaagaagacagcagacATCGTGTCTTGCTTGTAACGCCCTTGACAGAACTGTATGAAATTCCAGCAGAAACCTTCAAGGACCTCGTCATTGTCCTCAAAATGAACCCC TCGGGTCCGGGCAGCTCCCACGAGCCTGCTGGATCGACGCTTACGAAAGTCCTGAGCGTCGCAGGAGTTGAAGAgcagaccgagagagaaaacccCAGTGGATCCCGGAGAAAAACAATTTTCTTTTACACCGGCGACACGCTCCTAGTGGATAAAA AATCGGCGACGCTCAAAAATGCCAAAGGCGAAGTTGTATATTACTGGGATTTCGTTGTCGACGAACAGCCGCCGGCATTTGAAGAGTTACACGGGCGACGCGAAGAGTCAGCGAATGTCGATGGGCTTGGGATTCTTTCTCAAGCTCGCTCGGAATTCTCCGCGTGCGAAAAGGAACGCAGAAGTGACAAAAAAACATGCGACGGAAACGACGCGTCTCAGAACAGTATAATTCAATCTGGGCGGGACTCAGAGGCGGCACTATCGCCACCGAGCGTCTGGACAGGCGAAACAACACCGGTGATGGATTTCGAAGTCTCCAGTAACCGGcaagaggagcgagaggcaagcgagaagacgcatgcaaccCTGAAAACTGTCGACTGTACAGAAGCCCAGGAAACGCCCCTTGAAGAAGTGatgaaaaaagcgaaaagtGTCTTCTCCCAGGCGACGgacagaagaggcgaaagaaatcAATCACTCCGACGAACACGCCTCATAGGAGCAGGAGAGGCATatgagagaggcggaagatCCTTTGCcagcggagaaaagacaaacgacgacagaggagagccAGGGAAACGGGCGGATGAAAACCCAGGTGTCAAAGATAACGTCAACCAAGGCAAAGAACACACATTGGCAGCACATTCAAGTGAAGACAAGGCGGAAAAATGTAGGGGAgccggagacggagaaacagatcgtgcagaagaagacgcagaaggcgaaatGAAGCCTGCTGCTCAGCCAAGGATTACAGAAGAAACGCTAGTGGAAAACGACTTGAGAGAAGCCCGTCCGAGTTCTGAAATCGAAACACCAACAAAGGCACCCCCGCGCAGGCTTATGGCCAATGCAATGCTCGGATTCGCAAATGCATTTGACCAGTTCGCTCGTATTGGCGGAGCACTCT TAAGTCCGGCGATTTCGATGGCCCAAACCCTTGACGTGGCGGGGGCGTTGATTGCCAATCCGCAAGCAGCGGGTTTAGGTGCAAATGCTCTGCCTGTCTACGCACCGCCTTCTGCACTTACCGTGGCGTCCACCGGTGTGCCTTCCTACGGCACTTTCGCGAGTACATCTGCCGGATCTGTTGTTTCTGGCATTGCCGCAAATACTCCTCCACCGCCTCGGCTTCCGCAGGCCGTAGGCTCTGCTGGACTAAGCGTTAGTTCTTTTGGGCCGGCCACAGTGGCTGTGCAGTCTCAGCCGCAGATCGTGTACACTGCATCCGCAACTCCACAGCAAACGTATGTTTACAGTGGAGGCCTCACGGGTCCTGTCTTCCCTGTGTCCACTGGCACTGTGGGAACGGTGGACTCTTCCTTTTTAACCTACCCCGGGGCCTACTACACGAACGGCGGGTACCAAGCCATCACAGTCGCAACGCCCGCGGTCAACGATGGTTCATTGTATGTCATTGCAACCGGACAAGAAAACCAGGAAAACAATGGCAACGAAATTCGGAATCTCTCTTCTGGTTTCTCCGACGCCGGAGCTTGGGCATCGGCTGGTTCGCCAGACCTGGCACCCGATGGGTCGGCACAGAGTGGTATGCTCAGCACATCTCTCGGCGTTCCGCTGCAACGAAGGCTGAACGACGTGCGAACCCCTGCCGAGGAAAtcagaaacgaaggaagcgGGGATTCTGTGTTGGAGAGGAACAAGGGGAGGTAA
- a CDS encoding hypothetical protein (encoded by transcript TGME49_233220~Predicted trans-membrane domain (TMHMM2.0):12-35:1141-1164) codes for MEQSAGVRRFFSNLSFICTTVALLLLASAGLPISASAEAANENAAAGVWTQPSVSRELGPVLDVMRTALLRSANSSSATSLDKIQSDQMADTDVGVTLDSLRELTDSQERVAAADTAAILSSELDQFPAAHVVALSPRYRLLSSFTTNASVASSSGESGRLFSTTRKEGTTPRALRPKAEKSATVNQGEGQPTEFAIDATDDGHKLAPRRGTGSEARAGGAQGSEQRADASWELGAPPSSLNVESVLATPPAAAGVSHMHSMPGKGHPGVASLSGRAIEEQDVFRFSAENEAVDKPRHLRDDDVYAAFNETGEHHRSAEPSDASSGLSRPSGTPNPPNIILSGDASSTSGNSHSPAEASTGRRRHAGGGFPTSDDEIREWLITGAPFVPQVPAASINGPRLPITWSEGEGTEMWPESPDEESSSKTPGEMEDLGEVDQDSSAGDGGGDGDWDGVDEEAWPEGSGHEDQPTSGPASSFQALMKRRYRPYCQRLAADPRWQRQFGILVLSAVDWPLYTHKKHWKQPAIRTFFDALEQLTDDKGDDRLTGANVRYATQIRQCGFDAILRQQLEALRKTVNSMEEFASLVRAQRTVDVKLKDMLSYLPEYKLALVLTRATLGNLYQAVSQLQILYYYQADFKKEDATNVWHSMFRSERRVHWSLLQLLGVANQVVTPKPMHGIIILQVDKVESREKAVLELFDFVENEATQQALLKFESTVASSITMRIRKVARDFRRVLSFGWLSANADAFLSLPDCIVTAFYLKPGGANETTSVPPTRVRPAGSSNRRTRQGNSEDKGEIADSSAAGATADTQSVSVPVDMPETEVASSQRGRALSAVNTTPSGEDASSVTSFPAVTVDPRAAFAVDSSSADKGSSPSNSSGSKRTPIEIGQFGFEMEATIAQKLKEKLPPGSMYIQLSLADAWDFQPESRLSGQTNVIPSYSATQILKANLGWDPSLVGVGMARVVYSTITDPYSSSLADKGKHDEYDNDRNLIIRVPNALFRGEENFLDEVMSMIVVPSVQDSASRTVAPDRLKVMGAARRLTVGDVLKTGMFGVGIPYSQHRVIESMVDPDSVCVHLLVKGLRERTRENSLELPGVAIFDRFARRSRGRYMLVFVDVVPKKTAAPIHTQNQAVRQGGYPSWVLLLSNICVALFFIFVIVCLLLNHYVKLPWWVACICGSHNPFIREPEYMPSRTQLGSLSSSVSTLAPGASVRVSSTGNLSKGGYFSDDVRKGSSAARAERHAARRSSRERASVQTRSDSGVHPGGATGVRRPVDDRFVKGGSPVVLEPIQPAGDNFCGDQKHLFESYKSGDTPLSVEPPRVSTVSPTTSVSGDRGERKQNSVLETPDVSQTRGASHTGEGRSHSDEKFRRDSTRNLRQTAPNLAVSDSEYMACVASANRDSRASWGRGSGSGYAGDRHLSSRASQSGLEQLKALEIARAYRENRNDLAKSMERRRASRRSADASGTQGSAMPHD; via the exons ATGGAACAAAGTGCCGGCGTgcgccgtttcttctctaACCTCTCTTTCATCTGTACTACTGTTGCGTTGCTCCTTCTTGCGTCCGCCGGTCTCCCGATCTCAGCGTCCGCTGAAGCAGCGAACGAGAATGCAGCGGCGGGTGTGTGGACACAGCCGTCTGTCTCACGGGAGTTGGGGCCAGTGCTGGATGTCATGAGAACTGCCTTGCTCCGGTCCGCGAATTCGAGTTCTGCAACTTCCTTAGACAAAATACAGAGTGACCAGATGGCAGATACCGATGTCGGCGTCACTTTAGATTCGCTGCGAGAACTGACAGATTCACAGGAACGCGTAGCCGCTGCGGACACTGCGGCAATTCTCTCTTCAGAACTGGATCAATTTCCAGCCGCACATGTTGTTGCTCTGTCCCCCCGTtatcgtcttctctcctcgtttaCCACGAAtgcctctgtcgcttcctcctcggGGGAGAGTGGCCGACTCTTTTCTACAACACGGAAAGAGGGAACAACTCCGCGAGCGTTGCGCCCTAAAGCTGAGAAAAGCGCGACCGTTAACCAGGGAGAAGGGCAACCGACAGAGTTTGCGATAGACGCTACAGACGACGGGCACAAATTGGCTCCTCGGCGCGGGACGggaagcgaagcgagagcAGGCGGCGCCCAAGGGTCAGAGCAGAGAGCTGACGCAAGTTGGGAGTTGGGAGCGCCTCCATCTAGTCTGAACGTTGAGTCAGTGTTAGCTACTCCACCCGCTGCCGCCGGCGTGTCACATATGCATTCAATGCCAGGAAAGGGACATCCCGGTGTCGCTTCGCTTTCAGGTCGAGCCATTGAGGAGCAGGATGTGTTTCGGTTTAgtgcagaaaacgaggctGTTGACAAACCAAGACACTTGAGAGACGACGACGTATACGCCGCATTCAATGAGACAGGAGAACACCATCGCAGCGCAGAACCAAGTGACGCCTCTTCAGGACTTTCCCGTCCCTCTGGCACACCGAATCCACCAAATATAATCCTTTCAGGAGACGCTTCCAGCACTTCTGGAAATTCCCACTCTCCCGCTGAAGCATCAACAGGACGGCGAAGGCATGCCGGTGGGGGATTTCCTACTTCTGACGACGAGATACGCGAGTGGCTCATTACAGGCGCTCCTTTTGTTCCCCAAGTTCCCGCCGCCTCCATAAATGGTCCGAGACTCCCCATTACCTGGtccgagggagaaggcacAGAAATGTGGCCGGAGTCGCCAGATGAGGAAAGCAGCTCCAAGACGCCTGGGGAAATGGAGGACCTTGGCGAAGTCGACCAAGACAGCAGTGCAGGCGACGGGGGCGGAGATGGAGACTGGGACGGAGTGGATGAAGAGGCATGGCCAGAAGGAAGCGGTCACGAGGATCAGCCCACCAGTGGTCCAG CGTCAAGCTTCCAGGCGTTAATGAAGCGACGCTATCGCCCATATTGCCAACGGCTCGCAGCTGATCCTCGATGGCAAAGACAGTTCGGTATCCTTGTTTTGTCTGCGGTCGACTGGCCTCTGTACACACACAAGAAACACTGGAAACAACCGGCGATTCGAACGTTCTTTGATGCGCTCGAGCAACTGACCGATGACAAGGGTGACGATCGCCTTACCGGCGCCAACGTGCGATACGCAACTCAAATTCGCCAGTGTGGATTTGATGCTATCCTTCGACAGCAA CTTGAGGCTTTGCGCAAGACCGTGAATAGCATGGAGGAATTCGCTTCCTTAGTCCGTGCTCAGAGGACCGTCGACGTCAAACTAAAGGATATGCTCTCATACCTCCCCGAATATAAACTGGCTCTCGTGTTAACACGAGCCACACTTGGCAACCTGTACCAAGCTGTTTCGCAGCTGCAAATTCTGTACTACTACCAGGCCG ATTTCAAGAAAGAGGACGCGACGAATGTTTGGCATTCGATGTTTCGGTCAGAGCGTCGTGTTCACTGGAGCCTTCTCCAGTTGCTAGGGGTGGCGAATCAGGTGGTCACGCCGAAGCCGATGCACGGCATCATCATTCTGCAGGTAGATAAAGTGGAGTCTCGCGAAAAAGCCGTTCTCGAACTGTTCGATTTTGTCGAGAACGAAGCCACCCAGCAGGCGCTTCTCAAATTCGAATCAACCGTGGCGTCATCTATCACAATGCGAATCCGGAAAGTCGCCAGAGATTTTCGgcgtgttctctcttttggcTGGCTGTCTGCAAATGCTGATGCATTTCTGAGTCTTCCAGACTGCATCGTCACAGCATTCTATCTGAAGCCTGGCGGGGCCAACGAGACCACTTCTGTTCCTCCGACGCGTGTCCGACCCGCAGGCAGCTCAAATAGGAGAACGCGCCAAGGCAACTCTGAAGACAAAGGCGAGATTGCAGATTCGTCTGCGGCTGGCGCCACTGCGGATACTCAGAGTGTGTCTGTACCCGTTGATATGCCTGAGACGGAAGTGGCATCATCTCAGCGAGGGAGAGCTTTGTCTGCGGTGAACACTACACCGAGTGGAGAGGATGCATCCTCTGTGACCTCGTTTCCAGCCGTCACTGTGGATCCGCGTGCGGCGTTTGCGGTTGACTCGTCGTCGGCGGACAAAGGGTCGTCTCCGTCAAACTCTAGCGGGTCGAAGAGGACACCGATCGAAATTGGACAATTTGGATTCGAAATGGAGGCGACAATAGCTCAAAAGCTCAAAGAGAAGCTTCCTCCGGGAAGCATGTACATCCAACTGAGTCTGGCGGACGCGTGGGACTTTCAGCCCGAGTCCAGACTCAGTGGGCAAACGAATGTCATTCCGTCTTACAGCGCGACCCAAATTCTCAAAGCGAACCTTGGGTGGGATCCGTCTCTTGTCGGTGTCGGCATGGCACGAGTCGTGTACTCAACCATCACGGATCCGTACAGTTCGTCGCTGGCTGACAAGGGGAAGCACGACGAGTACGACAATGACCGAAACCTGATTATACGGGTGCCGAACGCTCTCTTTCGGGGGGAAGAAAACTTCTTGGATGAGGTCATGTCCATGATTGTCGTGCCCAGCGTACAGGACTCAGCCTCAAGAACTGTTGCGCCTGACCGACTTAAGGTTATGGGGGCAGCCAGGAGGCTCACTGTGGGTGACGTGCTCAAGACGGGCATGTTCGGCGTAGGCATTCCGTACTCGCAACACAGAGTTATTGAAAGCATGGTCGACCCAGACTCGGTCTGCGTGCACCTCCTGGTCAAGGGACTCAGGGAACGAACTCGGGAAAACAGTCTCGAGCTACCTGGCGTAGCCATTTTTGACCGTTTTgccagacgaagcagagggcgGTACATGCTGGTTTTCGTCGACGTTGtcccgaagaagacg GCAGCGCCAATTCACACGCAGAATCAGGCCGTTCGGCAGGGCGGGTACCCGTCATGGGTGCTGCTGTTGTCAAACATCTGTGTGGCACTGTTCTTCATTTTTGTGATCGTGTGTCTGCTTCTGAACCATTACGTGAAGCTGCCATGGTGGGTGGCGTGTATCTGTGGTAGTCACAACCCATTCATTCGCGAACCGGAGTATATGCCGAGTAGGACTCAGTTAGGTTCGCTATCGTCGAGTGTCTCGACGCTCGCGCCAGGTGCGAGTGTGCGTGTCTCGTCCACCGGAAACTTGTCAAAGGGAGGCTACTTTTCGGATGACGTGAGAAAAGGATCGTCTGCAGCGAGGGCAGAAAGACACGCAGCTCGCAGGTCGTCGAGGGAACGTGCGTCGGTACAGACGAGAAGTGACTCGGGTGTGCATCCGGGTGGCGCTACAGGAGTGCGACGTCCGGTCGACGACAGGTTTGTCAAGGGAGGGAGTCCCGTTGTGCTGGAGCCGATTCAGCCTGCAGGCGACAATTTCTGTGGAGACCAGAAGCATCTGTTTGAATCTTATAAATCAGGCGACACACCGTTGTCGGTGGAGCCGCCACGCGTTTCCACTGTATCGCCCACGACGTCAGtgagcggagacagaggtgaGAGGAAGCAAAACTCCGTGCTCGAGACTCCCGATGTTTCTCAGACGCGTGGGGCCTCGCATACCGGTGAAGGCAGGTCTCATAGTGATGAGAAATTTCGTCGTGACAGTACGAGAAATCTGCGACAGACGGCTCCCAATTTAGCCGTGAGTGATAGCGAATACATGGCATGTGTCGCAAGTGCTAACAGAGACAGTAGAGCGTCCTGGGGACGTGGGTCGGGCTCTGGATACGCAGGAGATAGACACCTTTCGTCGCGGGCATCCCAAAGTGGCCTCGAACAGTTGAAAGCCCTCGAAATCGCCAGGGCGTATCGGGAAAACCGGAATGACCTGGCCAAGTCGATGGAACGTCGTAGGGCTTCCAGAAGGTCTGCAGATGCATCGGGCACCCAGGGGAGCGCCATGCCCCATGACTAG
- a CDS encoding RNA-binding protein 8A family protein (encoded by transcript TGME49_233230), which yields MADVDMTVDRRSPSASKSRKQKGRGLKEGGRETDGRYSGQAGVFERLEEQNGATSTRRESEKSKGAAPARSVEGWIIVVRNLHEEAQEEDIHENFESFGQIKNLHLNLDRRTGFVKGYAFIEFETFEEAEAAIRGMDNQQLLGQTVYVDWAFSKAPNEKRRR from the exons ATGGCGGATGTAGACATGACCGTCGACAGACGCTCTCCTTCAGCCTCGAAGagcaggaagcagaag GGTCGAGGTCTGAAGGAGGGAGGACGGGAGACTGACGGACGCTACAGCGGTCAGGCGGGAGTTTTCGAAAGACTCGAGGAGCAGAATGGGGCGACAAGCACTCGACGAGAGTCCGAGAAGTCCAAGGGAGCTGCACCGGCTCGAT CCGTAGAGGGATGGATCATCGTGGTGCGCAATCTGCACGAGGAAGCTCAGGAGGAAGACATCCATGAGAACTTTGAATCTTTCG GCCAAATCAAAAACCTCCACCTGAACCTCGACCGACGAACAGGGTTTGTCAAGGGCTACGCCTTCATCGAATTCGAAACATTtgaagaagccgaggcaGCTATCAGAG GCATGGACAACCAGCAGCTCTTGGGTCAGACAGTGTACGTGGACTGGGCGTTCAGCAAGGCAccgaacgagaagaggcgtCGCTGA